ACTACAAGACCGGAAAGATCGGCGGCACGAAGTACCGGTACTTCCACGTCACGACCGACGCCCGGTTCACCACCTCGATGACCGGCGGCGCCACCCGGAAGGTCTACGTCTCGCTGCAGTCGTACGCCAAGGGCAAGTGGCGGACCATGGACACCGGGTACTTCGACGCCACCGACGCGCTGTACCTGAACGGCAAGAACCTGGCCGGGGTCAGGCTGCGCGTCCGGACCGCGTACGTCAGGGGCCTCTCCGGTGACAGCCTGAACGCCACCACCTGGACGCCGTACCAGTACTTCACGTTCACGAAGTAGCACGCGCGGCCTCTCGGTGGCCCGTTCCGTGGTGGCCACGGATGTGGATCCGTACTCCCGGACGAGACGCTGAACTCCTCAGCCACTCGTCCGGGAGACCTGCCATGAACACACACACCATCGTCGAGAACCAGCCGCGCAACCTGCGGATCACCGTCAACGGCACGCTCTGGGCGCTGCAGATCCTGTGGGGCTTCTTCTTCGCCGGCAGCGGCTTCGGCAAGGTGCTGCTCTACGACGGCGCCCGGTACGCCGACGCCCCGAACGCCGTGGCCTGGTACGCCGCGGTGCCGCAGCCGCTCATCGTCGTCATCGGAGTGTGCGAGCTGCTCGGCGGCATCGGCCTGTTCCTGCCGGCCATCACCCGGGTCCGGCCGAGGCTGGTCCCGCTGGCCGCCGCCGGCCTGGCCCTGACCATGCTGCTGGCCGCCGGCTTCCACCTGATCCGCGGCGAGTTCGTGCTGATCCCGGTCAACGTCCTGCTGGGCGGGGTGGCCGCGGTCATCGCGGTGGGCCGTTGGAGCCGGCGGCCGATCGCCCCGGCGCCGCTCACCACCCGGCGCGCCGTCACGTCCCTCGTGGTGCTCGCGGTGATGACGCTGACCATGATCGTGCCGACCTGGTACACGATGACCCACGGCCGGTTCTGAGTCCACTCCGGCCTTTCCTTCCCAGCGTCGTAACGGTACCGTTTCGCCAACGATTCACGATCTTGGAAGGACTGCCATGCCCCGACTCGCCTGGACGGCGGCCGCCGGTATCACCTTGACCACCATGGCCGCGGTCGGGACGGTCGCCTCCCCCGCGCAGGCGGCCACCGGTGGCGTCGCCTCGGTGACCTCCACGACCCGCGTCCAGTACAAGGCGGCGAGCGGCAAGCAGAACCGGGTGGTGATCACCCGCTCCGGCCGGACGATCACGATCGACGACCAGGTCGCGGTCACCGCCGGCAAGGGCTGCAAGAAGGTCAAGGGCGACCGGACCAAGGTGCGGTGCACCACGCCGAAGGCGCCCACCGGGGTCACGATCTACACGTACGACCGCTACGACG
This window of the Actinoplanes oblitus genome carries:
- a CDS encoding DoxX family protein, producing the protein MNTHTIVENQPRNLRITVNGTLWALQILWGFFFAGSGFGKVLLYDGARYADAPNAVAWYAAVPQPLIVVIGVCELLGGIGLFLPAITRVRPRLVPLAAAGLALTMLLAAGFHLIRGEFVLIPVNVLLGGVAAVIAVGRWSRRPIAPAPLTTRRAVTSLVVLAVMTLTMIVPTWYTMTHGRF